A genomic region of uncultured Paludibaculum sp. contains the following coding sequences:
- a CDS encoding shikimate kinase: MILKLKRTPGIYLVGFMGSGKTTVGRSLAKYLGWRFADLDEDIEAREQKPIGQIFDQHGEEEFRRIESDALKRRVADVARGVPWVISVGGGCFSQARNFELIQNHGLSIWLDAPLELIRSRVAHSTHRPLARDPEKFETLYWERRPFYDKSDYRVAVGPDGSQGAVDSILKLPIF; this comes from the coding sequence ATGATTCTTAAGTTGAAGCGCACGCCGGGTATTTACCTGGTGGGCTTCATGGGCAGCGGAAAAACCACGGTAGGACGGTCTCTCGCCAAGTATCTCGGCTGGCGGTTTGCCGATCTGGACGAGGACATCGAAGCTCGCGAACAGAAGCCCATCGGCCAGATTTTTGACCAGCACGGTGAGGAGGAGTTTCGCCGCATCGAGAGCGACGCCCTCAAGCGCCGCGTCGCTGACGTGGCCCGCGGTGTCCCCTGGGTCATCTCGGTGGGCGGTGGATGCTTCTCGCAAGCCCGTAACTTCGAGCTCATCCAGAACCACGGCCTTTCCATCTGGCTCGACGCGCCTCTCGAACTCATCCGCTCCCGCGTCGCCCATTCCACTCACCGGCCTCTTGCTCGCGATCCGGAGAAATTCGAAACGCTCTACTGGGAACGCCGCCCGTTCTACGACAAATCCGACTATCGAGTGGCCGTCGGGCCCGACGGTTCCCAGGGCGCAGTCGACTCGATCCTCAAGTTGCCCATATTCTAG
- a CDS encoding SDR family NAD(P)-dependent oxidoreductase, with the protein MKISGQIVLITGASSGIGAACASELRRNGASLVLTGRSPGRLAQVAKPGDLVLPGDLCDAPFREALVQQAILHFGRIDILLNNAGFGLYAPPTRSPLDEVRAMFELNLFAPLDLIQRTAPLMKARGSGIIVNISSVAGRLTLPWLSMYSASKFALCALSEGLRSELSGTGVHVITVCPGYVRTAFPGNVRGGTMPASLSNPSRFAITAEECASAIARGIEKRANTVVTPASARLLLLAARLFPWQTERFLARFHRQLEQQA; encoded by the coding sequence ATGAAGATCTCCGGCCAGATCGTCCTCATCACAGGCGCAAGCTCAGGCATTGGTGCCGCTTGCGCATCAGAGCTTCGCCGAAACGGCGCCAGCCTCGTCCTCACCGGCCGCTCCCCCGGGCGGTTGGCCCAGGTCGCCAAGCCAGGAGACCTCGTTCTGCCCGGCGACCTATGCGACGCGCCCTTCCGAGAAGCCCTCGTCCAGCAGGCCATCCTGCACTTTGGGCGCATCGACATTCTGCTGAACAACGCTGGATTTGGCCTCTACGCCCCACCCACCCGTTCACCCCTCGACGAAGTCCGGGCCATGTTCGAGCTCAACCTCTTTGCCCCGCTCGATCTGATCCAGCGCACCGCGCCCTTGATGAAAGCGCGTGGAAGCGGCATCATCGTCAATATCAGTTCTGTCGCTGGGAGATTGACCTTGCCGTGGCTCTCTATGTACTCCGCCTCGAAGTTCGCATTGTGCGCACTCTCCGAGGGGCTGCGTTCTGAACTTTCCGGTACCGGTGTCCACGTCATCACCGTCTGCCCCGGCTATGTGAGAACCGCGTTCCCGGGCAACGTACGTGGTGGCACAATGCCCGCCTCTCTCAGCAACCCGTCGCGCTTCGCCATTACGGCCGAAGAATGTGCCAGTGCCATCGCGCGGGGCATTGAGAAGAGGGCAAACACCGTCGTGACTCCGGCCAGTGCCCGGCTCCTGCTTCTCGCGGCGCGCCTCTTTCCATGGCAGACTGAAAGGTTCTTGGCGCGGTTCCACCGCCAATTGGAGCAGCAAGCATGA
- a CDS encoding LON peptidase substrate-binding domain-containing protein, with product MSNNTRMPEGPLPLFPLEVVLFPNTTLPLHIFEERYKEMINECIAEDRAFGVVLSRGNGVLRTGSTATVEQVVQRFEDGRMVIITFGRQRFEILAIQTDRSFFQAEVQYFEDDDLEPASSQTILLALERFEELARLMEEETETPEADHPELSFQLAQISPDLNFRQTILQIRSEADRMEQVCEHLAVLLERHKVGKEVRKIARRNGHSKHVPDVTGLD from the coding sequence ATGAGCAATAATACAAGGATGCCGGAGGGACCGCTGCCGCTGTTTCCGCTGGAGGTGGTGTTATTTCCGAACACCACTCTACCGCTTCACATCTTCGAAGAGCGGTACAAGGAGATGATCAACGAGTGCATCGCCGAGGACCGTGCTTTCGGGGTCGTGCTGTCGCGGGGAAACGGCGTGTTGCGAACCGGTAGCACAGCGACGGTAGAGCAGGTGGTGCAAAGGTTCGAAGACGGGCGGATGGTCATCATCACATTCGGACGTCAGCGATTTGAGATTCTCGCGATTCAAACCGACCGTAGCTTCTTCCAGGCCGAAGTACAATATTTTGAGGACGATGACCTGGAGCCAGCAAGCTCTCAGACGATTCTCCTCGCCTTGGAACGGTTTGAGGAACTGGCGCGGCTGATGGAGGAGGAAACGGAGACTCCGGAGGCAGATCACCCAGAGTTGAGCTTCCAATTGGCGCAGATTTCGCCAGACCTGAACTTTCGACAGACGATTCTACAGATACGTTCCGAAGCCGACCGAATGGAACAAGTTTGCGAGCATCTCGCCGTCCTGTTGGAACGCCACAAAGTGGGCAAGGAAGTCAGGAAGATCGCGCGGCGGAACGGCCACAGCAAGCACGTACCCGACGTCACGGGCCTGGACTAA
- a CDS encoding HAD family hydrolase yields MRLNLLVDADDTLWENNIYFEDAFEQFVAFLEHSTLSADEIRSILDEIELANSKVHGYGSRNFGRNLQECYRRLAGRAIRAEDLETVKGFALRILEQPIDLMDGVAETLEYLAGRHALTICTKGHEEEQKLKIDRSGVGVWFEHTAILKEKDREAYERLVSERGLDPAITWMIGNSPKSDINPALEAGLHAVFVPHQRTWTLERQELRAPGPGRLEIVERFSDLRRLF; encoded by the coding sequence ATGCGCCTGAACCTACTGGTCGATGCCGACGACACGCTTTGGGAGAACAACATCTACTTCGAGGATGCGTTCGAGCAGTTTGTTGCATTCCTGGAACACTCCACTCTGTCGGCCGATGAGATCCGGAGCATCCTGGATGAGATCGAACTGGCCAACAGCAAGGTGCATGGGTACGGTTCGCGGAACTTCGGACGAAATCTTCAGGAGTGCTACCGGCGCCTGGCGGGGCGGGCGATCCGGGCCGAGGATCTGGAGACAGTGAAGGGTTTCGCGCTTCGTATTCTGGAACAGCCCATCGATCTGATGGATGGCGTGGCTGAGACGCTGGAATACCTGGCAGGGCGTCACGCCCTGACTATCTGCACGAAGGGCCATGAAGAAGAGCAGAAGCTAAAGATCGACCGCTCCGGCGTAGGCGTGTGGTTCGAACATACCGCCATCCTCAAGGAGAAGGATCGCGAGGCGTATGAGCGGCTCGTGTCTGAGCGGGGCCTGGACCCGGCGATCACATGGATGATCGGGAACTCACCAAAATCCGACATCAACCCGGCCCTGGAGGCCGGCTTACACGCGGTCTTCGTGCCGCACCAACGGACGTGGACGCTGGAACGGCAGGAGTTGCGAGCGCCGGGCCCCGGACGACTGGAGATTGTCGAGCGATTCTCCGACCTGCGCCGCCTGTTTTAA
- a CDS encoding ABC transporter permease has translation MLPDLTFAFRSLRKTLGFTVVAVLTLGLGIGASTAMFSVVHSVLLRPLPYVDAARIVHVWEEASAMGFPENTPAPANYYDWKQQSKTLGDMTALRRWAFTLTGQGEATRVEGLKSTAELFPLLGVQPLLGRVFTEAEDRAGAPSVAILSHSLWRDRFGGEAAVIGRTLSLDGTAATVIGVMPPGFRIAGYEADIWTPLAFSPEDRARRGSHFLQVMAKLKPGVTIEQARAEMSGIAKRLERQYPDSNAQVGAVVKSLRQTLSGRQQPMLLALLGIVGLLLLIACANVAGLLVARAAGRQREFAVRAALGAGRARLLRLQLVESSVLAAIACVVGIALAAWTKDGVSRLLPETLYGAKDIELNPMVLGFSMVAAALTALLAGLAPGLLTWRAAEADSLRQGGRNQVGGRTRLRQLLVGTEVALSVLMLTGAGLFLHSFLKLQRQELGFDPEGVVTMRLVLPDKTYAKDEQQVAFYLASLVKIKTIPGVADAGWTYRAPTSMAGGASMVTFDGRPAPPRGQEIVVPHRYVTPSYFPTMRMRLVEGRMMEARDTQGPVYGSVVNETFAKRYFPGRTALGATFTDSNQEAKCRIVGVVADVREYNLDEPVRPVMYNPLQAAPMVRDLVVRTAMEPSTLAALVRGEIRSIDASLAVSHVQTMEDVLSKAVAGPRLQMVLAGVFAGLALLLTGVGLAGVVAQSVVDRTPEIGLRMALGAQRGHVLALVFRQGILPTGAGLAAGVLLSFAMARAVQSLLYGVQAHDTRTFFTVPLVLSGVAVLAMLVPALRALRIEPMSALRCD, from the coding sequence ATGCTTCCCGACTTAACTTTTGCCTTTCGTTCCCTACGCAAGACACTAGGCTTCACGGTAGTGGCGGTATTGACACTCGGTCTCGGGATCGGAGCGTCGACAGCCATGTTCAGCGTGGTGCATTCGGTGCTGCTGAGGCCGCTGCCGTACGTGGATGCGGCGCGGATCGTCCATGTCTGGGAAGAGGCTTCGGCAATGGGGTTCCCGGAGAACACCCCCGCGCCGGCAAACTACTACGACTGGAAGCAGCAGTCGAAGACGCTGGGGGACATGACGGCCCTGAGGCGCTGGGCGTTCACACTGACGGGCCAAGGAGAAGCAACGCGCGTTGAGGGTCTGAAGTCGACAGCGGAACTGTTTCCTTTGTTGGGCGTGCAGCCCCTATTGGGCAGGGTGTTTACGGAAGCGGAAGATCGGGCCGGCGCGCCGTCGGTTGCGATTCTGAGCCACTCGCTGTGGCGCGACCGGTTCGGCGGCGAAGCGGCAGTGATCGGACGGACCCTGTCGCTGGACGGAACAGCCGCCACAGTAATTGGCGTCATGCCACCCGGATTCCGCATAGCCGGCTACGAGGCGGATATATGGACTCCGCTAGCGTTCAGTCCGGAGGATCGGGCGCGGCGCGGTTCTCATTTTCTTCAGGTGATGGCGAAGCTGAAACCCGGCGTGACCATAGAACAGGCACGGGCGGAGATGAGCGGCATCGCCAAACGACTGGAGCGGCAGTATCCGGATTCCAACGCTCAGGTGGGCGCCGTGGTCAAAAGCCTGCGCCAGACACTGAGCGGTCGCCAGCAGCCCATGCTGTTGGCCCTATTGGGGATCGTAGGTCTGTTGCTGCTGATCGCCTGCGCGAATGTGGCCGGCCTGCTGGTCGCAAGGGCCGCAGGCCGGCAGCGGGAGTTTGCGGTTCGCGCCGCACTGGGGGCTGGAAGAGCACGGCTCCTGCGGCTGCAGTTGGTGGAGAGCTCCGTGCTGGCAGCGATTGCCTGTGTCGTGGGAATCGCCCTGGCAGCATGGACCAAGGACGGCGTATCGCGGCTGTTGCCGGAGACCCTATATGGAGCAAAAGACATTGAACTGAATCCCATGGTGCTGGGCTTCTCGATGGTAGCCGCAGCCTTGACGGCTCTGCTGGCAGGCCTTGCACCTGGGCTGTTGACTTGGCGTGCCGCGGAAGCGGATTCGCTGCGGCAGGGCGGCCGGAATCAAGTGGGCGGCCGCACCAGACTGCGTCAACTACTGGTGGGAACCGAAGTGGCCCTTTCCGTACTGATGCTGACGGGGGCCGGACTTTTCCTTCACAGCTTCCTGAAGTTGCAGCGTCAGGAGTTGGGGTTCGATCCGGAGGGTGTTGTCACCATGCGACTGGTGCTACCCGACAAGACCTATGCCAAGGATGAGCAGCAGGTTGCTTTCTATCTCGCTTCCCTGGTCAAGATCAAAACGATTCCAGGTGTGGCGGACGCAGGTTGGACCTATCGCGCACCCACCAGCATGGCGGGTGGCGCCAGCATGGTGACGTTTGACGGCAGGCCGGCACCGCCGCGTGGGCAGGAAATCGTCGTTCCGCATCGTTACGTCACACCTTCCTATTTTCCGACCATGCGTATGCGGCTGGTGGAAGGCCGGATGATGGAGGCTCGCGACACACAGGGTCCGGTGTATGGATCCGTGGTGAACGAGACCTTCGCGAAACGCTATTTCCCCGGGCGAACAGCCTTGGGTGCCACATTCACTGACAGCAACCAGGAAGCGAAATGCCGGATTGTGGGTGTAGTGGCGGATGTGCGGGAGTACAACCTGGATGAACCGGTGCGTCCGGTGATGTACAACCCATTGCAGGCGGCCCCGATGGTGCGCGACCTCGTGGTTAGGACCGCGATGGAGCCGTCCACGCTGGCAGCTCTGGTGCGCGGTGAGATTCGGTCGATCGACGCCAGCCTGGCGGTGTCGCACGTGCAAACGATGGAAGACGTGCTGTCCAAGGCTGTGGCCGGACCCAGGCTCCAGATGGTGCTGGCGGGGGTCTTCGCGGGACTTGCTCTGCTGCTCACGGGCGTTGGGTTGGCCGGAGTGGTAGCCCAGAGCGTGGTGGACCGGACTCCGGAGATCGGCCTCCGAATGGCTCTGGGCGCGCAGCGCGGCCATGTACTGGCACTGGTGTTCCGCCAGGGAATTCTGCCGACCGGGGCGGGGCTGGCCGCGGGAGTCCTGCTGAGCTTTGCCATGGCCCGCGCCGTCCAGAGCCTGCTCTACGGTGTGCAGGCACACGATACGCGGACGTTCTTCACAGTGCCGCTGGTGCTATCGGGTGTGGCCGTATTGGCGATGTTGGTACCCGCATTGCGCGCTCTCCGGATTGAACCGATGAGCGCGCTGCGTTGCGATTGA
- a CDS encoding DUF885 domain-containing protein, producing MRFVSAGAVSALTLALLLNACASKPEPPKVSAFVDAYYDALFAWSPSFGTSVGFHQYDNRLEDRSAAAYERRVAVLKDLLKQAEVLEAAKPAEQDQIDLTMIHNSIQAELLDLETIQTWRHNPIDYVASPGGAVDLLMKRDFAPAKERLAGVTARLVAAPALIAAMKANVTNPPKEFTDLAIRVAGGSIGFLEREVSAWAKDAAGGDAQAFSDFQKADTAVVAAMKDAAAWLKSDLLPRSNGAYAIGAENFSKKLLYEEMVDLPLDRVLAVGQANLDRDYTDFVETAKKINPKLSPADVMKSLEADHPAEADLLPAARRTIEGTRTFLIEHKIVTVPSDVRPRIEETPVYARVGSFASMDTPGPYEEKATEAFYYVTPPEMNWDAKHKEEHLRLYNKYVMQMITIHEAFPGHYLQFLYGKQFPTKTRKLSGAASNAEGWAHYAEQMMLEQGYGNGDPKIHLAQLSEALLRDCRYIAGIKLHTQGWTVEQGQKLFVEKGFQQPANAFEESRRGAYNPTYLYYTLGKLMIYKLRADYQQAKGSAYSLQGFHDEFVKQGPLPLKLMRQIMLPGNTAPLL from the coding sequence ATGCGATTCGTCTCCGCCGGTGCGGTATCGGCCCTCACCCTCGCCCTCCTTCTCAATGCTTGTGCCTCCAAACCGGAACCGCCCAAAGTCAGTGCCTTCGTCGACGCCTACTACGACGCGCTATTTGCCTGGAGCCCCTCCTTCGGAACCAGTGTTGGGTTCCATCAATACGACAACCGATTGGAGGATCGCTCGGCCGCTGCCTACGAACGGCGTGTCGCTGTACTGAAAGATCTGCTAAAGCAGGCTGAGGTGCTGGAGGCCGCCAAGCCCGCCGAGCAGGATCAGATCGACCTTACGATGATCCACAATTCCATCCAGGCCGAATTGCTTGATCTCGAAACCATCCAAACCTGGCGGCACAATCCCATCGACTACGTTGCCTCCCCCGGTGGCGCCGTCGACCTGCTGATGAAACGCGACTTTGCCCCCGCCAAGGAACGTCTGGCCGGTGTCACCGCTCGTCTCGTCGCGGCCCCGGCACTCATCGCCGCGATGAAGGCGAACGTCACGAATCCGCCCAAGGAGTTTACCGATCTTGCCATCCGTGTCGCAGGCGGCTCCATCGGCTTCCTGGAGCGGGAGGTCTCAGCCTGGGCCAAGGACGCGGCTGGTGGTGACGCACAGGCATTCAGTGACTTCCAGAAGGCCGACACAGCGGTCGTTGCGGCCATGAAGGACGCTGCTGCCTGGCTCAAGTCCGACCTGTTGCCTCGCTCCAACGGTGCCTACGCCATTGGGGCTGAGAACTTCTCCAAAAAGCTATTGTACGAGGAGATGGTCGACCTGCCGCTCGATCGCGTTCTCGCCGTCGGACAGGCCAATCTCGATAGGGACTATACCGATTTTGTCGAGACGGCGAAGAAGATCAACCCCAAGCTCTCTCCCGCCGACGTGATGAAGTCGCTGGAAGCCGACCACCCGGCTGAAGCGGATCTCCTCCCCGCCGCCCGCCGCACTATCGAAGGCACGCGCACCTTTCTCATCGAGCACAAGATCGTCACCGTTCCATCGGACGTCCGTCCTCGCATCGAAGAGACTCCGGTGTACGCTCGTGTCGGCAGCTTTGCCTCCATGGATACCCCCGGCCCCTATGAAGAGAAGGCCACCGAAGCGTTCTATTACGTCACTCCGCCGGAGATGAACTGGGACGCGAAGCACAAGGAAGAGCACCTGCGTCTCTACAACAAGTACGTCATGCAGATGATCACCATCCATGAAGCGTTCCCCGGCCACTATCTCCAGTTCCTGTACGGCAAGCAGTTCCCCACGAAGACCCGCAAGCTGAGTGGTGCTGCCTCGAACGCTGAAGGCTGGGCTCACTATGCCGAGCAGATGATGCTTGAGCAGGGCTATGGCAATGGTGACCCGAAGATCCATCTTGCTCAGTTGTCCGAGGCGCTGTTGCGGGACTGCCGTTACATCGCCGGCATCAAGCTCCACACCCAAGGTTGGACCGTCGAGCAGGGTCAGAAGCTCTTCGTCGAGAAAGGCTTCCAGCAACCGGCCAACGCCTTCGAGGAGTCGCGGCGCGGGGCCTACAATCCCACTTATCTCTACTACACGCTCGGCAAGCTCATGATCTACAAGCTGCGCGCCGACTACCAGCAGGCCAAAGGCTCGGCGTACTCTCTGCAGGGCTTCCACGACGAGTTCGTGAAACAAGGCCCCCTGCCGCTGAAGCTCATGCGGCAGATCATGCTGCCTGGCAACACCGCTCCCCTGCTTTGA
- a CDS encoding SBBP repeat-containing protein, which produces MRKIILLVAVAATLAAQSPSENKRLVFSTFNGGDRYDDATAVAVDPNGFIYVAGESESRDIPVTPVGGKPLTSAVFKAYLTKYRPEGKEVLWRAQIGGSSNTVAHAVVLDKDGNIYVAGTTGARDLPLLNPIQDKQPGLNICFVMKFDPAGTLLFSTYFGGERNEEGLALALDSVGNLYLAGRASSTQLPVKNALQPQISGGGQDAFIAKITPDYQLAYATYLGGNSGTDNIYAMAIGPDDSLYVAGETMSTAMATENAYITQPQSYSSFVARVKPEGDGLEYFTYVGWKGGYTKVQGLTVDRDGRAYVVGHTSSKQLPTTENAIQPEFGGGFRDAFLLRLSADGTAAEYLTYLGGSTSGPTDPDETATAVKIDARGFVYVTGFTNSPDFPGFRSLQPDHAGKFDAYLLRLDLEQKQIIYSTFWGGSDRDESYALALGPGEVATIAGVTYSPDLPLSTDALQTKLGSTNDAFVTQVCDPWLGIWFGDLSEARFTYVLGGEVPAPIESVVYAGCPQSFPAEGPETTEPWLILEKDGDTVPMKLKFRVNPEGLAVGEYHTVIKVTVNDAFLPVLEIPVILVVQDPPVVVEEPPVVVEEPPVVVEEPPVVVEEPPVVVEEPSPAN; this is translated from the coding sequence CGGGGAGAGCGAATCGCGCGACATTCCCGTAACGCCCGTTGGCGGCAAGCCGTTGACCTCGGCCGTCTTTAAGGCGTACCTCACCAAGTACCGGCCCGAAGGCAAGGAAGTGCTCTGGCGCGCACAAATAGGTGGATCGTCCAACACTGTAGCTCACGCCGTGGTCTTGGATAAGGATGGGAACATCTATGTTGCCGGCACCACGGGAGCCCGTGATCTTCCACTACTGAATCCCATTCAGGACAAACAACCAGGACTCAACATCTGTTTCGTCATGAAGTTTGATCCAGCGGGCACGCTGCTCTTCTCCACTTACTTTGGCGGCGAGCGCAATGAGGAAGGTCTCGCTCTGGCGCTGGACTCCGTGGGGAATCTCTACCTGGCCGGCCGCGCATCATCCACTCAACTCCCGGTCAAAAACGCACTGCAACCGCAGATCTCCGGAGGCGGGCAGGATGCATTCATCGCCAAGATCACTCCGGACTATCAACTCGCCTACGCCACTTACCTCGGTGGCAACAGCGGCACGGACAACATCTACGCCATGGCAATTGGTCCCGACGACTCCCTTTACGTGGCTGGCGAGACCATGTCCACCGCGATGGCGACGGAAAATGCCTACATCACACAGCCGCAGAGCTACTCGAGCTTCGTGGCGCGGGTCAAGCCCGAGGGCGATGGACTCGAGTACTTCACCTACGTGGGCTGGAAGGGCGGGTACACCAAGGTCCAGGGCCTCACGGTCGACAGAGACGGCCGGGCCTACGTCGTCGGTCACACCTCCTCCAAGCAACTACCAACCACCGAGAACGCGATTCAACCAGAATTCGGAGGCGGCTTCCGTGACGCCTTTCTCCTGCGTCTGAGCGCCGATGGTACCGCCGCCGAATACCTCACTTACCTGGGTGGAAGCACATCAGGTCCCACCGATCCCGATGAAACCGCCACGGCGGTGAAGATCGATGCTCGCGGTTTCGTCTATGTCACTGGATTCACAAACTCGCCGGACTTTCCCGGTTTCCGGTCCCTGCAGCCCGACCACGCCGGAAAGTTCGACGCTTACCTGCTCAGGCTCGACCTGGAGCAGAAACAGATCATCTACTCCACGTTTTGGGGCGGAAGCGATCGCGATGAGTCTTACGCTCTTGCGCTCGGACCCGGAGAAGTTGCCACCATTGCCGGAGTGACCTACTCGCCTGACCTGCCTCTTTCCACGGATGCGCTGCAGACCAAACTCGGCAGCACGAACGACGCCTTTGTCACACAGGTATGCGACCCGTGGCTGGGTATCTGGTTCGGCGATCTATCGGAAGCGCGCTTTACTTACGTGTTGGGCGGAGAAGTGCCTGCACCCATCGAGTCCGTCGTCTACGCGGGCTGCCCGCAGTCGTTTCCGGCTGAGGGCCCCGAAACCACGGAGCCGTGGTTGATCCTGGAGAAGGATGGCGACACTGTTCCGATGAAGCTCAAATTCCGTGTCAACCCCGAGGGGTTGGCAGTGGGAGAGTACCACACGGTCATCAAAGTGACGGTCAACGATGCCTTCCTGCCGGTGCTGGAGATCCCGGTCATCCTGGTGGTGCAGGATCCGCCGGTGGTTGTCGAGGAACCGCCCGTGGTTGTCGAGGAGCCGCCGGTGGTTGTCGAGGAGCCGCCCGTGGTTGTCGAGGAGCCGCCGGTGGTTGTCGAGGAGCCGTCGCCGGCGAACTAG